One stretch of Paenibacillus sp. FSL R5-0341 DNA includes these proteins:
- a CDS encoding carbohydrate ABC transporter permease, with product MNTPMNTHTRANTRLRDSEFTFMFQLIAYSVIIILSIMCLIPFLLILSGSFSSNESIVRDGYHLFPTDFSLEGYKMVFKFPTQVLKAYGVTVFTTVVGTTLGLFLITMAGFVLQRKDFKYRNTFSFFIYFTTLFGGGLVPWYIMLANYFNLTDTYTVLIFPGLMTPFLIILMKNFIRSAVPDELIESAKIDGANDFRIYFSIVLKLAMPGIATVGLFLALGYWNDWFTSSLFINNPDMYQLQFYLYNTMNTITFIDQMAIGTGITLSQDVPTESTKMAMAIVVTGPILFLYPFVQRYFVKGLTIGAVKG from the coding sequence ATGAACACGCCAATGAATACTCACACGCGTGCGAATACGCGTCTTAGAGATTCCGAATTCACCTTCATGTTTCAACTAATTGCCTACAGTGTCATCATCATTTTATCGATCATGTGTTTGATACCGTTTCTGCTCATTCTATCCGGTTCATTCAGCAGCAACGAGTCCATTGTGAGGGATGGTTATCACCTCTTTCCGACGGACTTTTCCCTGGAAGGCTACAAAATGGTGTTCAAATTCCCGACCCAGGTACTCAAGGCTTATGGGGTAACGGTCTTTACAACGGTGGTGGGGACTACCCTTGGACTTTTCCTCATCACAATGGCCGGATTTGTGCTCCAACGTAAGGACTTTAAGTATCGAAATACCTTCTCGTTTTTTATCTACTTCACAACGTTGTTTGGTGGGGGACTCGTGCCTTGGTACATTATGCTGGCGAACTACTTCAATCTTACGGATACCTACACGGTACTGATTTTCCCGGGGTTGATGACGCCATTTCTCATTATCCTGATGAAAAACTTTATTCGTTCAGCTGTGCCGGATGAGTTGATTGAGTCCGCCAAAATTGATGGAGCGAATGACTTCCGCATCTATTTCAGCATAGTGTTGAAACTGGCGATGCCTGGTATCGCAACCGTAGGTCTGTTTCTGGCACTAGGGTACTGGAATGACTGGTTTACTTCATCCCTTTTCATTAACAACCCGGATATGTACCAGCTGCAATTTTATCTCTATAACACGATGAACACGATTACTTTCATTGACCAGATGGCAATTGGCACAGGGATTACGCTCAGTCAGGATGTGCCTACGGAATCAACCAAGATGGCGATGGCTATCGTTGTGACGGGACCAATTCTGTTCCTGTACCCGTTTGTACAACGTTATTTTGTTAAAGGACTTACCATTGGTGCAGTGAAAGGTTAG
- a CDS encoding extracellular solute-binding protein → MRNKTIRHLSLVLALMLFAGVLAACNNGSGGSTQGSEQGGASESKGEKVTLQFYMLGDAPKDLPVIESEINKLAEADLNVNVKFNYTSWTDWDQKYKLLLSSGQPIDLIFTADWTFYQSYAKKGAFLPLDEMLPTAAPALKAHVPEDMWNAVKINDKIYTVPSTWIEYVTEGIAYRDDLREKYNLPKPESLETLEAYLEGIKANEPNMIPIADSNANHTHGIRQLTSKLVNTAGQLPYGMDIMYDTPSTVTSYWGSAQHLEDLKTYKRWMDKGFFPKNVLNVKDTSNSLLQNGKAAVVLSGENPNKFNADVIKVQSTHPDWKLAYFPYPNAKGFAQPVHPIHNGFAIPRSSKNPEKALAFYEKLVTDKRYNWLTEYGVEGKNFEVDNGYYKMVGDAQTNGFPREGMNGWAWRNPEFMLYDKTFDDVLTMFEDLDKIKKPDIFTGFAEDWTPYQAEKAALEQVEKQYLYPLNVGLVADVEAGLNTFMEKAKQAGLEKIQAEYTKQWQEYLKSAGIQ, encoded by the coding sequence ATGCGTAACAAAACAATTCGGCACCTGTCTCTGGTACTTGCCCTGATGTTATTCGCCGGGGTGCTTGCCGCATGTAATAACGGTTCGGGGGGATCTACGCAAGGAAGTGAGCAGGGAGGAGCATCCGAGAGCAAAGGCGAGAAAGTCACACTTCAATTTTACATGCTTGGGGATGCTCCGAAAGATCTGCCTGTCATTGAATCCGAGATCAACAAGCTGGCTGAGGCTGATCTGAACGTCAATGTGAAATTCAATTACACCTCCTGGACCGACTGGGATCAAAAATATAAACTGCTGCTGTCTTCCGGACAGCCGATCGATCTGATCTTTACAGCGGATTGGACATTCTACCAGTCCTATGCGAAGAAGGGCGCGTTCCTGCCACTGGATGAAATGCTGCCAACAGCAGCCCCAGCACTGAAGGCTCATGTACCTGAAGATATGTGGAATGCTGTCAAAATCAATGACAAAATCTATACAGTTCCATCGACATGGATTGAGTATGTAACCGAGGGAATTGCGTATCGTGATGACTTGCGCGAGAAGTACAATCTTCCGAAGCCGGAATCGCTGGAGACACTCGAAGCGTATCTGGAGGGCATCAAAGCCAATGAACCGAATATGATCCCGATTGCGGATAGCAATGCCAACCATACCCATGGTATTCGTCAATTGACATCCAAGCTGGTTAATACAGCAGGTCAACTCCCATATGGAATGGATATTATGTATGACACACCATCGACCGTAACGTCCTATTGGGGATCGGCGCAGCATCTGGAAGATCTGAAAACATACAAACGTTGGATGGACAAAGGCTTCTTCCCGAAAAACGTACTGAATGTAAAGGATACTTCCAACTCATTGCTGCAAAATGGAAAAGCGGCAGTTGTTCTCTCGGGGGAGAACCCGAACAAATTTAATGCAGATGTCATCAAGGTGCAGTCTACACATCCAGATTGGAAACTGGCTTATTTCCCATATCCGAATGCGAAAGGGTTTGCACAACCGGTTCACCCGATCCACAACGGATTTGCGATTCCGCGTAGCAGTAAAAACCCGGAAAAAGCATTGGCATTTTATGAGAAGCTCGTGACAGATAAACGCTACAACTGGTTGACTGAATACGGCGTTGAGGGTAAAAACTTTGAGGTAGATAATGGTTACTATAAAATGGTCGGCGATGCACAAACAAACGGCTTCCCACGTGAAGGCATGAATGGCTGGGCATGGCGTAATCCGGAATTCATGCTCTATGATAAAACCTTTGATGATGTCCTGACCATGTTTGAAGATCTCGACAAAATCAAAAAGCCGGATATTTTCACAGGGTTTGCTGAAGACTGGACTCCGTACCAAGCCGAGAAGGCTGCATTAGAGCAAGTGGAAAAACAATATTTGTATCCGCTTAATGTGGGATTGGTGGCAGACGTGGAGGCTGGATTGAACACATTTATGGAGAAGGCTAAGCAAGCAGGGTTGGAAAAAATTCAAGCAGAGTACACCAAGCAGTGGCAGGAGTACTTGAAGTCAGCGGGCATCCAATAG
- a CDS encoding glycosyltransferase, translated as MEKKRVLLLSEGFGTGHTQAAYALSSNLRKLSPDVQTKVLELGSFLNPKMAPLIITAYKKTVTNQPKLVGYVYRHQYKKSLNRLTTLALHKLFYTHTRSVVRQLRPNAIVCTHPIPSAVISRLKRLGVQVPLCTVITDYDAHGTWINREVDLYLVSSDEVKSKLMLRGVPTDNIRVTGIPVHPNFWEHPGREEIRSRFNLKNMPTVLVMGGGWGMLSDKLVHPLLTRWHEDIQIIFCLGRNDKARISMEQNPMYRKENIHIMGYTNEVDKLMEVSDLLITKPGGMTCSEGLAKGIPMLFHNPIPGQEEENVHYFTARGLGEPITSLDVVVKWMNKLLHHYPDVVRKRKRHLAEIAKVHPMQSAQSIIDLLEDVRPSSAEEARL; from the coding sequence GTGGAGAAAAAAAGAGTATTACTATTATCTGAAGGCTTTGGTACGGGTCATACTCAAGCCGCCTATGCACTGTCCAGCAATTTGCGAAAGCTCTCGCCAGACGTGCAGACGAAAGTGCTCGAACTTGGAAGTTTTTTAAATCCCAAGATGGCACCTCTTATTATAACGGCATACAAAAAAACGGTTACCAACCAACCCAAACTCGTGGGATACGTATACAGACATCAATATAAAAAATCATTGAACCGGCTGACAACGCTGGCGCTGCATAAACTGTTCTATACACATACTCGCAGCGTCGTGCGTCAGCTACGTCCCAATGCGATCGTCTGCACCCACCCAATCCCAAGTGCTGTCATTTCCAGATTGAAGCGTCTGGGTGTACAGGTTCCCCTATGCACAGTCATCACCGACTATGATGCACATGGGACGTGGATTAACCGTGAAGTAGACCTTTATCTGGTTTCTTCAGATGAGGTTAAGTCCAAACTAATGCTACGCGGCGTACCTACAGACAACATTCGAGTCACGGGCATTCCGGTACATCCAAATTTCTGGGAGCATCCCGGGCGAGAAGAGATTCGAAGCAGATTTAACCTCAAGAACATGCCTACTGTACTGGTGATGGGTGGCGGCTGGGGAATGCTCAGCGACAAGCTGGTCCATCCGCTGCTGACACGCTGGCATGAAGATATTCAGATCATTTTTTGTCTGGGTCGCAATGATAAAGCACGGATCAGCATGGAACAGAACCCCATGTATCGCAAAGAAAACATTCATATTATGGGGTACACCAACGAAGTAGACAAATTGATGGAAGTATCCGACCTGCTGATCACCAAACCTGGGGGAATGACATGCAGCGAAGGTTTGGCCAAAGGAATTCCAATGTTGTTCCACAACCCTATACCTGGTCAGGAAGAAGAAAACGTCCATTATTTTACGGCAAGAGGGTTGGGAGAACCCATAACTTCGCTCGACGTAGTGGTCAAATGGATGAACAAGCTGTTGCATCACTACCCGGATGTTGTACGTAAACGCAAACGTCATCTGGCGGAAATCGCCAAGGTTCATCCGATGCAGAGCGCTCAAAGTATTATCGATCTGCTGGAGGACGTCCGTCCTTCATCCGCAGAAGAGGCCCGTTTATGA
- a CDS encoding phosphatase PAP2 family protein, which translates to MSRLFLKFQEYDRNVFMWINGRLHNRFMNFWLYYFTHLGGATSSIAVSLLIWLLAPAPWSTTGLQACIALAISHIPVAIAKKLYPRIRPYLALPDTITFRNPLTDHSFPSGHTTAIFSVTVPFMTTDPILLLILLPVALIVGFSRIYLGLHYPSDVLAGATIGTLVALATVAFWA; encoded by the coding sequence ATGAGCCGTTTATTCTTAAAGTTTCAAGAGTATGATCGAAATGTTTTTATGTGGATCAACGGCCGACTTCATAATCGTTTTATGAATTTTTGGCTGTATTATTTCACCCATCTGGGTGGAGCAACTTCTTCTATTGCAGTATCCTTGTTAATCTGGCTGCTCGCTCCGGCTCCATGGAGCACAACAGGACTTCAGGCTTGTATCGCTCTTGCGATCAGCCACATTCCCGTAGCCATCGCGAAAAAATTGTATCCCCGCATTCGGCCTTATCTGGCCTTGCCGGATACCATCACGTTTCGTAATCCCCTGACGGACCACTCGTTTCCTTCAGGACACACGACTGCCATTTTTTCGGTCACGGTTCCATTTATGACCACTGATCCGATCTTATTGCTAATATTGTTGCCTGTGGCCCTTATTGTCGGATTCTCTCGAATATACCTGGGATTACACTACCCTTCCGATGTTCTTGCAGGTGCCACAATAGGTACTTTAGTCGCACTTGCAACAGTTGCATTCTGGGCTTAA